The following proteins are encoded in a genomic region of Burkholderiales bacterium:
- a CDS encoding 2-isopropylmalate synthase, protein MAKEKLIIFDTTLRDGEQSPGASMTREEKVRIARQLERMRVDVIEAGFPAASNGDFEAVKAVADVIRDSTVCALARALERDIDRAGEAIRGAVSGRIHTFIATSPIHMEKKLRMTPEQVLEQAVKAVHWARKWTDNVEFSPEDAGRSELDFLCRVIEAVIDAGATTINIPDTVGYNLPHQFGELIRQLRERVPNSDKAVFSVHCHNDLGLAVANSLAAVLNGARQVECTINGLGERAGNAALEEIVMAVRTRQDVFPCDTTIDTTQIVPASRLVASITGFAVQPNKAIVGANAFAHESGIHQDGVLKHRQTYEIMRAEDVGWTANRMVLGKHSGRNAFRTRLKELGIELPSEEALNAAFARFKELADKKHEIFDEDLHALVSDEAQLLESEIYRLVSLRVCSETGEIPHARVVIAEHGVEKAAEADGSGPVDASFKAIEAVVNSGAELLLYSVNNITSGTDAQGEVTVRLTRGGRIVNGQGADTDIVVASAKAYIHALNRLHSRLERAHPQV, encoded by the coding sequence ATGGCCAAGGAAAAGTTGATCATTTTCGACACCACCCTGCGGGATGGCGAGCAGAGTCCCGGTGCCTCCATGACCCGGGAGGAGAAAGTCCGCATCGCGCGCCAGTTGGAGCGCATGCGGGTGGATGTCATCGAAGCCGGTTTCCCCGCCGCCTCCAATGGGGATTTCGAGGCGGTGAAGGCGGTAGCCGATGTCATCCGCGACAGCACGGTGTGTGCGCTGGCCCGCGCCCTGGAGCGGGACATCGACCGTGCCGGTGAGGCGATCCGCGGCGCCGTCTCCGGCCGCATCCACACCTTCATCGCCACCAGCCCCATCCACATGGAGAAGAAGCTGCGCATGACGCCGGAGCAGGTGTTGGAGCAGGCGGTGAAGGCGGTGCACTGGGCGCGCAAGTGGACGGACAACGTGGAGTTCTCGCCGGAGGATGCGGGCCGTTCGGAGCTCGATTTCCTCTGCCGGGTGATCGAGGCGGTGATCGACGCCGGGGCCACCACCATCAACATCCCGGATACCGTCGGCTACAACCTCCCGCACCAGTTCGGGGAGCTCATCCGCCAGTTGCGGGAGCGCGTGCCCAATTCCGACAAGGCGGTCTTCTCCGTGCACTGCCACAACGATTTGGGGCTGGCGGTGGCCAATTCCCTGGCCGCCGTGCTCAATGGGGCGCGTCAGGTGGAATGCACCATCAACGGTCTCGGTGAGCGGGCCGGCAACGCCGCGCTGGAGGAGATCGTCATGGCGGTGCGCACGCGGCAGGACGTCTTCCCCTGCGACACCACCATCGACACCACGCAGATCGTGCCCGCCTCACGCCTGGTGGCGTCCATCACCGGTTTCGCCGTGCAGCCCAACAAGGCCATCGTCGGTGCCAATGCCTTCGCCCACGAATCCGGCATCCATCAGGATGGTGTGCTCAAACACCGCCAGACCTACGAGATCATGCGCGCTGAAGATGTGGGCTGGACGGCCAACCGCATGGTGCTGGGCAAGCATTCCGGGCGCAATGCCTTCCGCACGCGCCTCAAGGAATTGGGCATCGAACTGCCCTCCGAGGAGGCGCTCAACGCCGCCTTTGCCCGCTTCAAGGAGCTCGCGGACAAGAAGCACGAAATCTTCGACGAGGACCTGCACGCCCTGGTGAGCGACGAGGCACAGTTGCTGGAAAGCGAGATTTACCGTCTGGTCTCCCTGCGCGTGTGCTCGGAGACGGGGGAGATTCCCCATGCCCGCGTCGTCATCGCCGAACACGGCGTGGAGAAGGCCGCGGAGGCCGATGGCAGCGGTCCGGTGGATGCCTCCTTCAAGGCCATCGAGGCGGTGGTGAACAGCGGAGCCGAGCTGCTCCTCTATTCGGTGAACAACATCACCAGCGGCACCGATGCCCAGGGCGAGGTGACGGTGCGCCTCACCCGGGGCGGGCGCATCGTCAACGGCCAGGGGGCGGACACCGACATCGTGGTCGCTTCCGCCAAGGCCTACATTCACGCCTTGAACCGGCTGCATTCCCGGCTGGAGCGGGCGCACCCGCAGGTCTGA
- a CDS encoding TlpA family protein disulfide reductase encodes MRVFLLLVLFLCEVALAAEPPGLMRLTPRPAPPLVLADMDGRVTDLASLRGRWVMVHFWASWCGPCRREMPTLVSVMRTLPRQQLTVLLVNTAEGDDEVFAFLASVAPELDTLMDRDGQTTARWAPRGLPSTFLVDPEGRLRYIALGGRDWSAPLYLDFLRALTEARGP; translated from the coding sequence ATGAGGGTTTTCCTTCTCCTCGTCCTCTTCCTCTGTGAGGTCGCGCTGGCCGCAGAGCCCCCCGGCCTGATGCGGCTCACCCCCCGCCCCGCGCCGCCCCTGGTGCTTGCCGACATGGATGGGCGCGTGACCGATCTTGCGAGCCTGCGCGGCCGCTGGGTGATGGTGCATTTCTGGGCCAGTTGGTGCGGCCCCTGCCGGCGGGAAATGCCCACCCTGGTTTCCGTGATGCGCACCTTGCCGCGGCAGCAGCTGACGGTGCTCCTCGTCAACACGGCGGAAGGGGACGACGAGGTGTTCGCCTTTCTTGCCAGCGTGGCACCGGAACTGGATACCCTCATGGACCGCGACGGGCAGACCACCGCGCGTTGGGCACCGCGGGGTTTGCCTTCCACCTTCCTCGTCGATCCCGAAGGACGCCTGCGTTACATTGCCTTAGGGGGCCGCGACTGGTCGGCACCGCTCTATCTCGATTTCCTACGGGCGCTCACCGAGGCCAGGGGGCCCTGA
- a CDS encoding hybrid sensor histidine kinase/response regulator has protein sequence MRQTAATTPSAAASLDARLSPLSAEFADPELERRYREAFHPELWTDFRATVAVGAFFYFAFALADYTSLGDTATFWRLFLLRASITATAILMVFWAARHPVWLSSGYVPSFIELLAIAGNFVILLSRPADLTAHASAMIVILVAVYVFVPNRFLPALGVALVGTLSFLVYLYGWAQPDRTTTLSLLGVLLLINSFGAVAAYRFSQLRRREFAALEAQRLANETLLAEIARRESLETALTVEKIAAERARDQAEAASRAKSRFLAAASHDLRQPMHALSLFAATLVERLRYPEVRHIADQMQASIIALTSLFDSLLDISKLDAGAVQPRIVSFRLQDLFDNVRRDFTGKAHHKGIRFQVANTSLVVRSDPVLLERIVRNLAANAVNYTQQGGVVIGARRRGKLVRIEVWDSGPGIPREEQQRVFEEFYQIANPERDRSKGLGLGLAIVKRLAELLHHPIEVRSEPGVGSCFAVTVPRGVLRQSSAPEETAAVFDALRATGERTVVLIEDERIIREATQTLLSDWGCKVIASASAEEAVSQLSQLGRAPDLIIADYRLAGGRTGIDAIRTIQEAVGTNTPAVLITGDAAAEHLKQAREHGYPVLHKPVPPAKLRALVASIQPRAEATG, from the coding sequence GTGAGGCAGACTGCCGCGACCACCCCTTCAGCGGCTGCGTCGCTGGATGCGCGCCTGTCCCCCCTTTCCGCCGAATTCGCCGACCCTGAGCTGGAACGGCGCTACCGCGAGGCCTTCCACCCCGAACTGTGGACCGACTTTCGCGCCACCGTGGCGGTGGGCGCCTTTTTCTACTTCGCCTTTGCCCTTGCCGATTACACCTCCTTGGGGGATACGGCCACCTTCTGGCGGCTTTTCCTTCTGCGGGCATCCATCACCGCCACGGCCATCCTGATGGTCTTCTGGGCGGCGCGGCATCCCGTTTGGCTGAGCAGCGGCTATGTGCCCAGCTTCATCGAGCTGCTCGCCATCGCCGGCAATTTCGTCATTCTCCTCAGCCGACCGGCGGATCTCACCGCCCACGCCAGCGCCATGATCGTGATCCTGGTCGCGGTGTACGTGTTTGTCCCCAACCGTTTCCTGCCCGCCCTGGGCGTGGCGCTGGTGGGAACGCTCTCCTTCCTCGTCTATCTCTACGGCTGGGCCCAGCCCGACCGCACCACCACGCTGTCGCTTCTCGGGGTGCTGCTCCTCATCAACAGCTTCGGTGCCGTGGCCGCCTACCGGTTCAGCCAACTGCGGCGGCGGGAGTTCGCCGCCCTGGAGGCGCAACGCCTGGCCAATGAGACGCTTCTGGCGGAAATCGCGCGCCGGGAAAGCCTGGAAACCGCCCTCACCGTGGAAAAGATCGCCGCGGAACGGGCACGGGATCAGGCGGAAGCAGCGAGCCGCGCCAAGTCCCGTTTCCTCGCCGCGGCGAGCCACGACCTGCGCCAGCCCATGCACGCCTTAAGCCTCTTCGCCGCCACCCTCGTCGAACGCCTGCGCTACCCAGAGGTGCGCCACATCGCCGACCAGATGCAGGCTTCCATCATCGCTCTCACCAGCCTCTTTGACTCCCTCCTCGACATCTCCAAGCTGGACGCGGGGGCCGTGCAGCCGCGTATCGTCAGCTTCAGGCTGCAGGACCTCTTCGACAACGTGCGCCGCGATTTCACCGGCAAGGCCCACCACAAGGGCATCCGCTTCCAGGTGGCCAACACCAGCCTGGTGGTGCGCAGCGATCCGGTGCTGCTGGAGCGCATCGTGCGCAACCTGGCGGCCAATGCGGTGAACTACACGCAACAGGGGGGCGTGGTGATCGGCGCACGGCGAAGGGGCAAGCTGGTGCGCATCGAAGTGTGGGACAGTGGGCCCGGCATCCCCCGCGAAGAGCAGCAGCGGGTGTTCGAGGAGTTCTATCAGATCGCCAATCCCGAGCGGGACCGCAGCAAGGGGCTGGGGCTGGGTCTGGCCATCGTCAAACGGCTGGCGGAGCTGCTCCACCATCCCATCGAAGTGCGCTCGGAGCCCGGCGTGGGTTCCTGTTTCGCCGTCACCGTGCCGCGGGGGGTGCTGCGGCAAAGCAGCGCGCCGGAAGAAACGGCGGCCGTCTTCGATGCCCTGCGCGCTACCGGCGAACGCACCGTGGTATTGATCGAGGATGAACGCATCATCCGCGAAGCGACGCAGACGCTGCTTTCCGACTGGGGCTGCAAGGTCATCGCCAGCGCCAGCGCCGAGGAAGCGGTGAGCCAGCTGAGCCAACTGGGCCGCGCCCCGGACCTCATCATCGCCGACTACCGGCTGGCCGGCGGCCGCACCGGCATCGATGCCATCCGCACCATCCAGGAGGCGGTGGGCACGAACACACCGGCGGTGCTCATCACCGGCGATGCTGCCGCCGAACACCTGAAACAGGCACGGGAACACGGCTACCCGGTTCTGCACAAACCGGTGCCGCCGGCCAAGCTGCGCGCCCTGGTGGCCAGCATCCAGCCCCGCGCCGAAGCGACGGGTTGA
- a CDS encoding radical SAM protein, translated as MHRDLPAPACCTASAPPAGGGFRVVLINPYELGRQSFAIAEASAWFKRAGMEVICLDLALEKLSPEALAGAGAVAIHLGMHTATRLALEILPRLRAWAPAAALAAFGLYAPVNEALLRELGVEAVFGGESEPDLVRWAQAVRGGSRGAVGRVHTGRIEFLPPDRSGLPPLSRYAQLVLPDGSRRVAGFVETTRGCKHLCRHCPVVPVYEGRFRAVPLPVVMADIEQQVAMGAQHISFTDHDFLNGPGHALKVVRAMKARFPGLSFDATIKVEHLVRHAALLPELAAAGCTFVISAVESLDDAVLGYLAKNHTRADFLRAVALMREAGLPLAPTWVAFHPWTTLEGYLDLLATLVALRLVEAVAPVQLSIRLLVPAGSRLLELPGFRRRLKAFDPRLLGYPWVHEDPRVDHLQQEVSALVAAGERAGQPRRAIFEAVWQAAHRALGREPESLAGRDLGEPVAHLSEPWYCCAEPTEQQLKALF; from the coding sequence ATGCATCGCGATCTGCCTGCCCCTGCCTGCTGTACAGCCTCTGCCCCCCCCGCCGGCGGGGGATTCCGTGTCGTACTCATCAACCCTTACGAGCTGGGTCGGCAGTCTTTCGCCATCGCCGAGGCTTCCGCCTGGTTCAAGCGGGCGGGCATGGAGGTGATCTGCCTCGACCTTGCCCTTGAGAAGCTTTCCCCCGAGGCGCTCGCGGGCGCCGGCGCCGTGGCCATCCATCTGGGCATGCACACCGCCACCCGGCTTGCGCTCGAGATTCTGCCCCGCCTGCGGGCCTGGGCGCCCGCTGCGGCGCTGGCCGCCTTCGGTCTTTATGCGCCGGTGAACGAGGCACTGCTTCGCGAGTTGGGGGTGGAGGCGGTGTTTGGTGGTGAGTCGGAGCCGGACCTCGTGCGTTGGGCGCAGGCGGTGCGCGGCGGCAGCAGGGGGGCGGTGGGGCGCGTACACACGGGAAGGATCGAATTTCTCCCCCCCGACCGCTCGGGGCTGCCCCCCCTTTCCCGCTACGCCCAGCTCGTTCTCCCCGATGGCAGCCGGCGGGTCGCGGGCTTCGTGGAAACCACCCGCGGTTGCAAACACCTCTGCCGCCATTGCCCGGTGGTGCCTGTGTACGAGGGACGCTTCCGGGCGGTGCCCCTGCCGGTGGTGATGGCCGACATCGAACAGCAGGTGGCCATGGGGGCGCAGCATATCTCCTTCACCGACCATGATTTCCTCAATGGTCCCGGCCATGCCCTGAAGGTGGTGCGGGCGATGAAGGCGCGCTTTCCGGGTTTAAGCTTCGATGCCACCATCAAGGTGGAACACCTGGTGCGCCATGCCGCGCTGCTGCCGGAGCTTGCGGCCGCCGGCTGCACTTTCGTCATCAGCGCGGTGGAATCCCTTGACGATGCCGTGCTGGGTTATCTGGCGAAGAACCACACCCGCGCCGACTTCCTCCGGGCGGTGGCCCTCATGCGCGAGGCCGGATTGCCCCTTGCCCCAACTTGGGTGGCCTTTCATCCCTGGACCACGCTGGAAGGCTATCTCGATCTGCTTGCCACCCTGGTGGCGCTGCGGCTGGTGGAGGCGGTGGCGCCAGTGCAGCTTTCCATTCGCCTGCTGGTGCCGGCGGGCTCGCGCCTTTTGGAACTGCCGGGCTTCCGGAGGCGGCTTAAGGCCTTCGATCCCCGCCTGCTGGGTTACCCCTGGGTGCATGAGGATCCGCGTGTGGATCACCTCCAGCAGGAGGTCTCGGCCCTGGTCGCGGCAGGGGAGCGGGCCGGCCAGCCGCGCCGCGCCATTTTCGAAGCCGTCTGGCAGGCTGCCCATCGTGCCCTCGGGCGGGAGCCGGAAAGCCTGGCAGGTCGGGATCTGGGCGAGCCTGTGGCCCATCTTTCCGAGCCCTGGTATTGCTGTGCCGAGCCCACCGAACAGCAGCTCAAGGCCCTGTTCTGA
- a CDS encoding ATP-grasp domain-containing protein encodes MKRVLLLLPVASYRNEDFLAAARRLEVEVIPVADYCPRLAPRWGLTPLLAVPFDRPKVAVEIVLAHLRQRIDAVLAVDDHGVELAALLRERLGLPGNPPAAVARLRDKLAFRELLAREGFLHPAFAWLPETVDPQTWPARPPFPLVVKARRLSGSRAVIRADDGPAFVAAVERARRIQRRADREAASLGLVVESFIPGAEFALEGLLDGGRLTVLALFDKPDPLDGPYFEETLYVTPSRLPPARQTEIAQTVEHACRAAGLVSGPVHAETRVNDEGIFLLEIAPRSIGGLCGRVLRHCLGMSLEELILRHALGESLPRARMEGGAGVMMIPIPRRGIYEGVSGVAQARAVPGVTGIDIAVTPGTLLLPVPEGAAYLGFLFARASSPAAAEEALRQAHGQLRFHIRPEVEIAPAGR; translated from the coding sequence ATGAAACGCGTGCTGCTCCTGTTGCCGGTGGCAAGCTACCGCAATGAGGATTTCCTCGCCGCCGCCCGCCGTCTGGAGGTGGAGGTGATCCCCGTGGCGGACTATTGTCCCCGGCTTGCGCCCCGCTGGGGGCTTACGCCGCTCTTGGCCGTGCCCTTCGACCGGCCGAAGGTGGCGGTGGAAATTGTGTTGGCGCATCTTCGCCAGCGCATCGATGCCGTGCTGGCGGTGGACGATCACGGGGTGGAGCTTGCCGCCCTCCTGCGGGAGAGGCTTGGGCTGCCGGGCAACCCCCCGGCGGCGGTGGCGCGGCTGCGGGACAAGCTGGCCTTCCGCGAGCTCCTGGCGCGGGAGGGTTTCCTCCATCCGGCGTTTGCGTGGTTGCCAGAGACGGTGGACCCGCAAACCTGGCCGGCACGCCCCCCCTTCCCTCTGGTGGTGAAGGCGCGCCGGCTGTCGGGCAGCCGCGCTGTGATCCGGGCCGATGACGGGCCTGCCTTCGTCGCCGCCGTGGAGCGGGCACGGCGCATCCAGCGCCGCGCCGACCGCGAGGCGGCAAGCCTGGGTCTTGTGGTGGAGTCCTTCATCCCGGGCGCGGAGTTCGCCCTGGAAGGCCTTCTCGATGGGGGGCGGCTCACCGTGCTGGCCCTCTTCGACAAGCCCGATCCCCTCGATGGCCCCTATTTCGAGGAAACCCTCTATGTGACGCCCTCCCGGCTGCCGCCAGCAAGGCAGACGGAAATTGCGCAGACGGTGGAGCACGCCTGCCGGGCGGCGGGGCTTGTCAGCGGCCCGGTGCACGCGGAAACGCGCGTCAATGACGAGGGCATCTTCCTGCTGGAGATCGCCCCCCGTTCCATTGGCGGCTTGTGTGGGCGGGTGTTGCGCCATTGTCTGGGGATGAGCCTGGAGGAGCTCATCCTCCGCCACGCCCTGGGGGAAAGCCTGCCGCGCGCCCGGATGGAGGGCGGCGCCGGGGTGATGATGATTCCCATCCCCCGCCGCGGCATCTACGAAGGCGTGAGCGGCGTGGCGCAGGCTCGCGCGGTGCCGGGGGTGACCGGGATCGACATCGCCGTGACTCCCGGCACGCTGCTCCTGCCGGTGCCGGAGGGGGCGGCCTATCTCGGCTTCCTCTTCGCCCGCGCCTCCTCCCCGGCGGCCGCGGAAGAGGCCCTGCGCCAAGCCCACGGCCAGCTGCGCTTCCACATCCGGCCGGAAGTGGAGATCGCTCCCGCCGGACGGTAG
- a CDS encoding phosphoribulokinase, which produces MSAKHPIVAITGSAGAGTTTVRHAFTDIFRRQGINAALVKGDAFFRFEKPEMDRFIAESTAAGKPVSLFGPECNLFDKLEELFATYSRSGTGMIRHYVRDEDDARRFGQPVGTFTPWEPLPKGTDLLFYEGMHGGVAAHTWTRRRASPAHLPTGMPDRRGKGGNGVNAAQYVDLLIGIVPAVNLEWIQKIHRDCSKAGCTVEEVTATILRRMRDYVHFIVPQFGITDINIQRMPLVDTSNPFIARDVPTADESILVIHFRDPHLFDFPDLLRRISGSFMSRPNTMVVPGGKLRLALEVICSPLIEELIAGRKRPRRRT; this is translated from the coding sequence GTGTCAGCCAAACATCCCATCGTCGCCATCACCGGTTCGGCGGGGGCGGGGACCACTACCGTTCGCCATGCTTTCACCGACATTTTCCGCCGCCAGGGCATCAACGCCGCCCTCGTGAAAGGCGATGCCTTCTTCCGTTTCGAAAAGCCGGAGATGGACCGCTTCATCGCCGAATCCACCGCGGCGGGCAAGCCGGTGAGCCTGTTCGGCCCGGAGTGCAATCTCTTCGACAAGCTGGAGGAGCTTTTCGCCACCTATTCCCGCTCGGGCACCGGCATGATCCGCCACTACGTCCGCGACGAGGACGACGCCCGGCGCTTTGGCCAGCCGGTGGGCACCTTCACCCCCTGGGAGCCTTTGCCCAAGGGCACCGATCTGCTTTTCTACGAAGGCATGCACGGGGGAGTGGCGGCCCACACCTGGACACGCCGCCGCGCAAGCCCCGCCCATCTCCCCACCGGCATGCCCGACCGACGCGGCAAGGGAGGCAATGGCGTCAACGCCGCCCAGTACGTGGACCTGCTCATCGGCATCGTGCCGGCGGTGAATCTGGAATGGATCCAGAAAATCCACCGCGACTGTTCCAAGGCCGGCTGCACCGTGGAGGAAGTCACCGCCACCATTCTGCGCCGCATGCGCGACTACGTGCATTTCATCGTCCCCCAGTTCGGCATCACCGACATCAACATCCAGCGCATGCCCCTGGTGGACACCTCCAACCCCTTCATCGCCCGTGATGTGCCCACCGCGGACGAGAGCATCCTCGTCATCCATTTCCGCGATCCCCATCTTTTCGATTTCCCCGACCTTTTGCGGCGCATCAGCGGTTCCTTCATGTCGCGCCCCAACACCATGGTGGTGCCGGGGGGCAAGTTGCGGCTTGCCCTGGAGGTAATCTGCTCGCCCCTCATCGAGGAACTCATCGCGGGACGGAAACGGCCCCGCCGACGGACATGA
- the rfbD gene encoding dTDP-4-dehydrorhamnose reductase, giving the protein MNILLIGRNGQVGWELARALAPLGHITALGSRELDLADGEAIRRTVRHLGPDLIVNAAAYTAVDRAQQERERAYAINAEAPRVLAEEARHCGAALIHYSTDYVFDGAKGAPYQEIDLPRPLNVYGESKLAGERAIEAAQVPHLILRTSWVYGLRGHNFLLTILRLAREKDRLRVVEDQIGSPTWSRAVASATAAIIAQAHAHGGIRALLEDKGGLYHLTAGGQTSWWGFARAIVEAAPGLARRPPVEPIPSAQYPLPAPRPAYSVLDNGRLTRSFGIALPDWRALLALCLMDLEACAAVTPIVSVSR; this is encoded by the coding sequence GTGAACATTCTCCTCATCGGCCGCAACGGCCAGGTGGGCTGGGAGCTGGCCCGCGCCCTGGCCCCGCTGGGACACATCACCGCCCTAGGCAGCCGGGAACTCGATCTTGCCGACGGCGAGGCGATCCGCCGGACGGTGCGCCATCTGGGGCCGGACCTCATCGTCAACGCCGCCGCCTACACCGCCGTGGACCGGGCGCAGCAGGAGCGGGAGCGGGCCTATGCCATCAACGCCGAGGCGCCCCGGGTGCTGGCCGAGGAGGCGCGCCATTGTGGGGCCGCCCTCATCCACTACTCCACCGATTACGTCTTCGACGGGGCGAAGGGTGCGCCCTATCAGGAAATCGATCTGCCGCGGCCCCTCAATGTCTATGGCGAATCGAAGCTCGCCGGCGAGCGGGCCATCGAGGCGGCGCAGGTGCCCCATCTGATTCTGCGCACGAGCTGGGTGTACGGCCTTAGGGGCCACAACTTTCTCCTCACCATCCTGAGGCTTGCGCGGGAGAAGGACCGGCTGCGGGTGGTGGAGGACCAGATCGGTTCACCCACCTGGAGCCGGGCGGTGGCCTCCGCCACCGCCGCCATCATCGCCCAGGCCCATGCCCACGGTGGCATCCGCGCCCTGCTAGAGGACAAGGGCGGCCTTTATCACCTCACCGCCGGCGGCCAGACGAGCTGGTGGGGGTTTGCCCGAGCCATTGTGGAGGCCGCGCCAGGCCTTGCCCGCCGGCCACCGGTGGAGCCCATCCCCAGCGCGCAGTATCCGCTGCCGGCCCCCCGCCCGGCCTATTCGGTGCTGGACAACGGGCGCCTTACGCGCAGCTTCGGGATCGCGCTGCCGGACTGGCGGGCGCTGCTTGCCCTGTGTCTGATGGATCTCGAAGCCTGTGCCGCGGTCACCCCCATTGTTAGTGTCAGCCGGTAG
- the pssA gene encoding CDP-diacylglycerol--serine O-phosphatidyltransferase — protein sequence MPERRPWIDPTLRRKGIFLLPNLFTTSALFAGFYAIVQAMNGRFEHAAVAIFVAMILDGLDGRVARLTKTQSPFGAEYDSLSDMVSFGVAPALVIYVWALKDLGKLGWIAAFIFCVGAALRLARFNTKLDVADKRWFQGLPSPSAAALAAGLVWVMTDYGIPGRSVAWGAWALTVFAGLSMVSNLRYYSFKEINMRKSIPFVALLLIVLGFALLVYKTAQVLFLFFVGYALSGYVLAVADLIRRRGRPGIPGAR from the coding sequence ATGCCGGAACGCCGTCCCTGGATCGATCCCACGCTGCGCCGCAAGGGCATTTTCCTCCTGCCCAACTTGTTCACCACGTCGGCGCTCTTTGCCGGGTTCTATGCCATCGTGCAGGCCATGAATGGCCGGTTCGAACATGCGGCGGTGGCGATTTTCGTCGCCATGATCCTCGACGGCCTCGATGGCCGGGTGGCGCGTCTCACTAAGACCCAAAGCCCCTTTGGCGCCGAGTACGACAGCCTGTCCGACATGGTCTCCTTCGGTGTGGCGCCGGCGCTGGTGATCTATGTCTGGGCGCTCAAGGACCTGGGCAAGCTGGGGTGGATTGCCGCCTTCATTTTCTGTGTGGGCGCGGCGTTGCGTCTGGCCCGCTTCAACACCAAGCTGGACGTGGCCGACAAACGCTGGTTCCAGGGCCTGCCCAGCCCTTCCGCGGCAGCCCTAGCGGCGGGGCTGGTGTGGGTGATGACGGATTACGGCATCCCCGGCCGCAGCGTCGCCTGGGGGGCCTGGGCGCTCACGGTCTTCGCCGGCCTCAGCATGGTCTCCAACCTGCGCTACTACAGCTTCAAGGAGATCAACATGCGCAAAAGCATCCCCTTCGTCGCCCTGCTCCTCATCGTGCTGGGGTTTGCGCTGCTGGTGTACAAGACGGCGCAGGTGCTGTTTCTCTTTTTCGTCGGCTATGCCCTGTCCGGCTACGTGCTGGCCGTGGCGGACCTGATCCGGCGCCGCGGGCGGCCCGGCATCCCCGGTGCCCGCTGA
- the rfbC gene encoding dTDP-4-dehydrorhamnose 3,5-epimerase, with amino-acid sequence MKVEATILPEVLLLTPTVFSDERGFFFESYNRRAFASATGLDVEFVQDNHSRSVRNVLRGLHYQIRRPQGKLIRVVAGEVFDVAVDLRRSSPRFGRWVGVHLSAENKRMLWVPPGFAHGFLALTDAEVLYKTTDYYAPEHERCLRWDDPDLAIAWPLASAPLLSAKDRQGVALSQAEVYP; translated from the coding sequence GTGAAGGTGGAGGCGACGATCCTGCCCGAAGTGTTGCTGCTCACGCCGACGGTGTTCAGCGATGAGCGCGGGTTTTTTTTCGAAAGCTACAACCGGCGGGCGTTTGCCAGCGCCACCGGGCTCGATGTGGAATTCGTGCAGGACAACCATTCCCGTTCCGTCCGCAACGTCCTGCGCGGTCTCCATTACCAGATCCGGCGGCCCCAGGGCAAACTCATCCGGGTGGTGGCGGGGGAGGTGTTCGACGTGGCGGTGGATCTGCGCCGTTCCTCGCCGCGCTTTGGCCGCTGGGTGGGCGTGCATCTTTCGGCGGAGAACAAGCGCATGCTGTGGGTGCCGCCGGGCTTCGCCCATGGTTTCCTCGCCCTGACCGACGCCGAAGTGCTCTACAAGACCACCGATTACTACGCGCCGGAACACGAGCGTTGTCTGCGCTGGGACGATCCGGACCTTGCCATCGCCTGGCCCCTGGCTTCCGCGCCGCTCCTGTCGGCCAAAGACCGGCAGGGGGTGGCGCTTTCTCAGGCCGAGGTGTATCCGTGA
- a CDS encoding flagellar brake protein yields MSAPEHGLTPIDGQEDLGQYYLESRTEVVQILKCLNTRAESLAVYFDQGRHFILTALLEVRPAQETFVFDVGSQAEMNERLLKSDRLVFVGSQDGIRVQWSTGPAARTQFGGSPAFVAWLPGSVLRLQRRNFFRAVVPLSMGARAHLPAVGSGREGLRIHDISVGGVCVIANEQLARAQILDRFEDCILALGEPLGDLRVAVEVRHVTPVHLRGGRVEVHVGLRFLDLPAADQARLQRFLVKVEQTRRALVRE; encoded by the coding sequence ATGAGTGCGCCCGAGCATGGCCTGACCCCCATCGATGGTCAGGAAGACCTGGGGCAGTACTATCTGGAATCCCGCACCGAGGTGGTGCAGATTCTGAAATGCCTCAACACCCGCGCCGAATCCCTGGCCGTCTATTTCGACCAGGGCCGCCATTTCATCCTCACCGCCCTGCTTGAGGTGCGTCCGGCGCAGGAGACCTTCGTCTTCGATGTGGGCAGCCAGGCGGAGATGAACGAACGCCTGCTCAAAAGTGACCGCCTCGTCTTCGTCGGCAGTCAGGACGGTATCCGGGTGCAATGGAGCACGGGGCCGGCGGCCAGGACCCAGTTCGGTGGCAGCCCCGCCTTCGTCGCCTGGCTGCCCGGCAGTGTCCTCCGCTTGCAGCGGCGGAACTTCTTCCGCGCCGTGGTGCCCCTCTCCATGGGCGCGCGGGCGCATCTGCCGGCGGTGGGAAGCGGCCGCGAGGGTCTGCGCATCCACGACATCAGCGTCGGCGGCGTGTGCGTGATCGCCAACGAGCAGCTCGCCCGGGCACAAATCCTGGACCGCTTCGAAGACTGCATCCTTGCTCTCGGCGAACCCCTCGGGGATCTGCGGGTGGCGGTGGAGGTGAGGCATGTCACCCCGGTGCATTTGCGCGGCGGCCGGGTGGAAGTCCACGTGGGACTCCGTTTTCTCGACCTTCCCGCGGCCGATCAGGCGCGCCTGCAACGTTTCCTGGTCAAGGTGGAACAGACCCGGCGCGCCCTGGTGCGGGAGTGA